From a single Strix uralensis isolate ZFMK-TIS-50842 chromosome 27, bStrUra1, whole genome shotgun sequence genomic region:
- the NDUFA13 gene encoding NADH dehydrogenase [ubiquinone] 1 alpha subcomplex subunit 13, producing the protein MAAPKVKQDMAPPGGYGPIDYKRHLPRRGLSGYSLFALGIGSLLLGYYTLIKWNRERRRLLIEDLEARIALMPLLQAESDRRTLRLLRQNLDEEAKIMKDVPGWKVGESRFHTDRWVPPTVDELYYLRPPSEMDNEKFGLQYYV; encoded by the exons ATGGCGGCGCCGAAGGTGAAGCAGGACATGGCCCCGCCGGGCGGGTACGGCCCCATCGACTACAAACGGCACCTCCCGCGCCGCGGCCTCTCAG gttACAGCCTCTTCGCGCTCGGCATCGGCAGCCTCTTGCTGGGCTACTACACCCTCATCAAGTGGAACCGGGAGCGCAG gcgGCTGCTCATCGAGGACCTGGAGGCGCGGATCGCCCTGATGCCGCTGCTGCAGGCGGAGTCTGACCGCAg GACCCTCCGCCTGCTGCGGCAGAACCTGGATGAAGAAGCCAAAATCATGAAGGATGTCCCTGGTTGGAAG GTTGGCGAATCCCGGTTCCACACCGACCGCTGGGTCCCCCCGACAGTGGACGAGCTTTATTACCTGCGCCCCCCCAGCGAGATGGACAACGAGAAGTTCGGGCTGCAGTACTACGTGTGA